One window from the genome of Oryza glaberrima chromosome 3, OglaRS2, whole genome shotgun sequence encodes:
- the LOC127768441 gene encoding GPN-loop GTPase 3-like, with translation MGYAQLVIGPAGSGKSTYCSSLYQHCETVGRTIHMVNLDPAAEHFSYPVSTDIRELISLDDVMEELGMGPNGGLIYCMEHLEDNLDDWLDEQLEGYLDDDYLVFDCPGQIELFTHVPVLRNFVEHLKRKNFNVCAVYLLDSQFVSDVTKYISGCMASLSAMIQLELPHINILSKMDLVSNKKDVEEYLNPEAQVLLSQLNRQMAPKFGKLNKSLAELVDDYSMVNFIPLDLRKESSIQYVLSHIDNCIQYGEDADVKVRDFDPEED, from the exons atggggtACGCGCAGCTCGTCATCGGCCCCGCCGGGAGCGGCAAG TCGACCTATTGCTCCAGTTTGTATCAGCATTGTGAGACTGTGGGTAGGACAATTCATATGGTCAATCTCGATCCTGCTGCAGAGCACTTCAGCTACCCTGTTTCTACAG ATATTAGGGAGCTCATATCATTGGATGATGTCATGGAGGAACTTGGGATGGGACCAAATGGCGGGCTTATCTATTGCATGGA GCACCTTGAAGACAATTTGGATGATTGGTTGGATGAGCAACTGGAGGGTTATTTGGATGATGACTATCTTGTGTTTGATTGCCCAG GCCAGATTGAACTCTTCACTCATGTCCCAGTTCTGCGTAACTTTGTTGAACATTTGAAACGGAAAAATTTCAACGTTTGTGCTGTGTACCTTCTTGATTCACAG TTTGTTAGTGATGTGACAAAATACATCAGTGGTTGCATGGCTTCTCTTTCTGCCATGATTCAGCTTGAACTTCCTCATATCAACATTCTTTCAAAGATGGACCTGGTCTCCAACAAAAAAGATGTGGAAGA GTATCTGAATCCAGAGGCGCAGGTTCTCTTGTCACAGCTGAACCGACAGATGGCACCCAAGTTTGGCAAGCTAAACAAATCATTAGCTGAACTG GTTGATGATTACAGCATGGTGAATTTCATCCCACTTGACTTAAGAAAAGAGAGCAG CATTCAGTATGTGCTGTCGCACATCGACAACTGCATCCAGTATGGGGAAGACGCAGATGTGAAGGTTAGGGACTTCGATCCCGAGGAGGACTAA